In Penicillium psychrofluorescens genome assembly, chromosome: 5, a single window of DNA contains:
- a CDS encoding uncharacterized protein (ID:PFLUO_007460-T1.cds;~source:funannotate): MHLKHLVTLSFALGSSVLASADDTNPIYTASIQQPISSLQSSHLETRGPPDYRCGPDHGRCPHGTCCSRSGFCGTSKAHCRSPDCQLDYGQCDTHKKPKGPPTDQIPRPRVGQVPYGPMEIRSCTVPGTIAFTFDDGPSDYTGDLLDLLDRYGAKATFFITGNNNGKGQIDDKKLPWMALIERMQRTGHQIASHTWSHEDLSKVTALQRRDQMLKNEAALRNILGHFPTYMRPPYSRCDHASGCGDELGGLGYHIILYDIDTDDYKNDHPGRIQLSKDIFDRALGSASPYDKSWLVIAHDAHEQTVHNLTEHMLKTASERGYRPVTVGECLRDSPEHWYRRDDRGPANKKGSSSWKACGNSSERCAQSCEKNASHCPVEVPSKGDAGEPRVPSKSSKSDADADLRTIGSATVTSLLLALIVAMLM, translated from the exons ATGCATCTCAAACATCTCGTGACGCTGAGCTTCGCTCTGGGATCGTCCGTGCTGGCGAGTGCCGACGACACCAACCCCATTTACACAGCGTCGATCCAGCAGCCTATCTCTTCTCTGCAGTCGTCGCACCTGGAGACTCGTGGACCGCCTGACTACCGTTGCGGGCCCGACCACGGTCGTTGCCCTCATGGTACTTGCTGCTCCCGCTCCG GATTCTGCGGAACGAGCAAGGCCCACTGCCGCTCCCCGGACTGCCAGCTCGACTACGGCCAGTGTGACACCCACAAGAAGCCCAAGGGACCCCCAACCGACCAAATCCCTCGTCCTCGCGTCGGCCAGGTGCCGTATGGCCCGATGGAAATCCGCTCGTGCACTGTTCCCGGAACGATTGCATTCACCTTTGACGACGGCCCATCCGACTACACTGGGGAcctgcttgatctgcttGATCGATACGGCGCCAAGGCTactttcttcatcaccgGAAACAATAACGGCAAGGGCCAGATCGATGACAAGAAGTTGCCCTGGATGGCTTTAATTGAGCGCATGCAGAGGACTGGCCATCAGATTGCCAGCCACACCTGGTCCCACGAGGATCTCAGCAAGGTGACTGCTCTGCAGCGCCGTGATCAGATGCTGAAGAATGAAGCCGCGCTTCGAAACATCCTTGGCCACTTTCCCACGTACATGCGTCCGCCTTACTCCCGCTGCGACCACGCGTCGGGCTGTGGAGATGAGCTCGGTGGCTTGGGCTATCACATCATTTTGTACGACATCGATACAGACGACTACAAGAACGACCATCCTGGCCGAATTCAGTTGTCCAAGGATATCTTTGACCGGGCCCTGGGCTCTGCTTCCCCGTACGACAAGTCATGGCTGGTGATCGCGCACGACGCGCACGAGCAAACGGTCCACAACCTGACGGAGCATATGCTGAAAACCGCCTCGGAGCGGGGCTATCGCCCGGTTACGGTGGGCGAGTGCTTGCGTGATTCGCCCGAGCACTGGTATCGGCGTGACGATCGTGGCCCTGCAAACAAAAAAGGGTCTAGCAGCTGGAAAGCTTGTGGCAACAGCTCGGAACGTTGTGCGCAGAGCTGCGAGAAGAACGCTAGCCATTGCCCCGTGGAGGTCCCTTCCAAAGGAGATGCCGGGGAGCCACGCGTTCCGAGCAAGAGTTCCAAATCAGACGCGGACGCAGATCTGCGGACGATTGGCTCGGCGACAGTGACCTCGCTGCTTCTGGCTTTGATCGTGGCCATGTTGATGTAA
- a CDS encoding uncharacterized protein (ID:PFLUO_007457-T1.cds;~source:funannotate): MGRPRGRSNNLGVDIRGDTSAPAMSTMNDVSPVEPTSPDLSKQLQAQSEKSRAKSSQRRRSRSLLHRFADKCLKYTWLLPLLIVCALLSLYAINPTPSNPMHSAIFISYPQPPKTPGGPVMYGKGKKDITFVAFYTIVLSFTREFLMQQVIRPWARYCGIKTRGKTARFMEQVYTAMYFSIFGPFGLYVMYRSDIWFFNTTAMFEGFPHRAHEAVFKTYYLLQASYWAQQAIVLMLQLEKPRKDFKELVGHHIITLALIALSYRFHFTYMGIAVYITMDISDFFLATSKTLNYLDSIITIPYYVMFVGIWTYLRHYLNLKILWAVLTEFRTVGPFELNWETQQYKCWISQYITFALLASLQAVNLFWMFLILRILANYVFNSVVQDERSDAEEEDEEVEGNGHATATLATGKENDTPQVLINGEPVPDRRNLRSRSSKQDS; the protein is encoded by the exons ATGGGCCGTCCTCGGGGCAGGTCCAACAACCTCGGTGTGGACATCCGCGGCGACACCAGCGCGCCCGCGATGTCCACCATGAACGACGTGAGTCCCGTCGAGCCCACTAGCCCCGATCTGAGCAAG CAACTACAGGCCCAGTCGGAGAAATCAAGGGCCAAGTCCTCCCAACGCCGCCGCAGCCGGTCCCTCCTCCACCGGTTCGCCGACAAGTGCCTGAAGTACACCtggctgctgcccctgctcATCGTGTGCGCCCTGCTGTCCTTGTACGCGATCAACCCCACCCCGTCGAACCCAATGCACagcgccatcttcatctcaTACCCGCAGCCACCAAAGACACCCGGCGGCCCGGTCATGTacggcaagggcaagaaagaCATTACATTCGTGGCTTTCTACACGATAGTCCTGTCGTTTACACGTGAGTTCCTGATGCAGCAGGTCATCCGGCCGTGGGCGCGCTATTGCGGGATCAAGACCCGGGGCAAGACCGCGCGGTTCATGGAGCAGGTGTACACTGCGATGTATTTCAGCATCTTTGGGCCGTTTGGTCTGTACGTGATGTACCGGTCTGACATTTGGTTTTTCAACACCACGGCGATGTTTGAGGGGTTCCCGCATCGCGCTCACGAGGCCGTCTTCAAGACGTACTATCTCCTGCAGGCGAGCTATTGGGCGCAGCAGGCGATCGTCTTGATGTTGCAGCTGGAGAAGCCCCGCAAGGACTTCAAGGAGCTCGTCGGACACCATATCATCACCCTGGCGCTGATTGCTCTCAGCTATCGGTTCCACTTCACATACATGGGTATTGCGGTCTATATCACCATGGACATCTCGGACTTTTTCTTAGCG ACCTCCAAAACGCTCAACTACCTCGATTCCATCATCACGATACCCTATTACGTCATGTTCGTCGGTATCTGGACCTACCTCCGCCATTACCTGAACCTGAAGATCCTGTGGGCTGTCCTGACAGAATTCCGGACGGTCGGACCCTTTGAGCTCAACTGGGAGACACAGCAATACAAGTGCTGGATCAGTCAATACATCACTTTTGCCCTACTCGCCAGTCTACAGGCCGTTAACCTCTTCTGGATGTTCCTGATTCTACGGATCCTGGCCAACTACGTCTTCAACAGTGTCGTACAGGATGAGCGcagtgatgccgaggaggaggacgaggaagtcgaggGGAATGGTCATGCTACGGCTACTCTCGCCACTGGCAAGGAGAACGACACGCCTCAGGTGCTGATTAACGGCGAGCCTGTGCCCGACAGGCGGAACCTGCGCTCACGCAGCAGCAAGCAGGATTCGTGA
- a CDS encoding uncharacterized protein (ID:PFLUO_007458-T1.cds;~source:funannotate), whose amino-acid sequence MRFARLSLLRATEARFIRPVSLASRPTQQLGRRFYSNGKEHGQNEPKAGYSPWMIGAVVIGGSAIMYLSLGGPKKVSRGKQETGEKSPPEPVEGQPREESKATQAAAEKTAEDKSQGQETKRGKPYLQNITPSEVDEPSAMKSPGGTDTMSGKQEGLSNADTSHPFLNSPEKSKKREGDTETAKLKGTVSTQR is encoded by the exons ATGCGCTTCGCTCGTCTCTCTCTACTCCGGGCTACGGAAGCCCGGTTCATTCGGCCAGTTTCCCTCGCCAGTCGACCTACCCAGCAGCTAGGCCGCCGGTTCTATTCCAATGGGAAGGAACACGGCCAGAATGAGCCTAAAGCCGGCTATTCACCATG GATGATCGGAGCAGTCGTCATCGGCGGTTCAGCGATCATGTATCTATCCCTGGGCGGGCCGAAGAAGGTATCTCGGGGAAAGCAGGAGACAGGAGAGAAATCGCCGCCCGAGCCGGTGGAGGGACAACCCAGAGAAGAAAGCAAAGCCACTCAAGCTGCGGCCGAGAAGACAGCGGAGGACAAATCGCAGGGTCAGGAGACGAAGCGGGGGAAGCCTTACTTGCAGAATATCACTCCTTCTGAGGTGGATGAG CCCAGTGCCATGAAATCGCCCGGTGGAACGGATACCATGTCCGGCAAGCAAGAGGGCCTGTCGAACGCAGATACGTCGCACCCATTCCTCAACAGCCccgagaagagcaagaagaggGAGGGTGATACGGAGACAGCCAAGCTGAAGGGGACGGTTTCGACGCAGAGGTAA
- a CDS encoding uncharacterized protein (ID:PFLUO_007456-T1.cds;~source:funannotate), whose amino-acid sequence MSSSYDVLVTGSAGHLGTALMLSLPSLGFKPLGIDILPSSTTTLVGSVSDRNLITSVFDSNHIKHVLHAATLHKPHVCSHSKEDFISTNVVGTLILLEESSRFGAQIESFVFFSTTSTFGMALSPKPGYPAAWIDESIVPVPKNIYGVTKVAAEDMCALMQKQSGIPVLILRTSRFFPEEDDDEDRRAAMSDENLKVLELAYRRCDIEDIVSASVCAMKRAKDIRWGKYIISAPPPFNSDMNTLNALNRSPAEVLRKEFPDVDIVFKEKGWKHLARIDRVYDSSRAVKDLGWTPKYTFGKTVERLVRGEQWKSDLTARVGRKGYHAVRTGVYTTK is encoded by the coding sequence ATGTCTTCATCGTACGACGTTCTTGTCACTGGCTCGGCCGGTCATCTTGGAACCGCTTTGATGCTAAGCCTGCCTTCACTGGGCTTCAAACCCCTGGGAATCGACAttcttccctcctcaacTACGACACTTGTGGGTTCTGTTAGCGATCGCAATTTGATTACCTCCGTATTCGACTCTAACCATATAAAACACGTCCTCCATGCTGCGACACTACATAAACCTCATGTTTGCAGCCACAGCAAGGAAGATTTTATTTCAACCAACGTTGTCGGCACTCTGATCCTGCTAGAAGAATCTTCCCGGTTTGGAGCGCAGATAGAGAGCTTTGTTTTCTTCAGTACAACCAGTACCTTTGGCATGGCGCTCAGTCCCAAGCCAGGATACCCCGCTGCTTGGATCGATGAATCTATTGTACCCGTACCAAAGAATATATATGGGGTAACGAAGGTTGCGGCCGAGGATATGTGCGCATTGATGCAGAAGCAAAGCGGCATACCAGTCTTGATTCTCCGCACTAGCCGTTTTTTCcccgaggaagacgatgatgaagaccgTCGCGCAGCCATGAGCGATGAGAACCTGAAGGTTCTAGAACTGGCCTACCGCAGATGCGACATCGAGGATATCGTTAGCGCATCAGTCTGTGCAATGAAAAGGGCCAAGGATATTCGATGGGGAAAATACATCATAAGTGCCCCGCCACCTTTCAACAGCGACATGAATACTCTCAATGCTCTAAATCGGAGCCCTGCGGAGGTGCTCAGGAAGGAATTTCCTGATGTGGACATCGTtttcaaggagaaggggtGGAAGCATCTAGCAAGGATCGACAGAGTGTATGATTCAAGCAGGGCAGTGAAGGATCTAGGATGGACTCCAAAGTATACATTTGGAAAGACTGTTGAAAGGTTGGTGCGTGGCGAGCAATGGAAGAGTGATTTGACAGCGAGAGTAGGCAGGAAAGGTTATCATGCTGTGAGAACTGGGGTGTATACAACGAAATGA
- a CDS encoding uncharacterized protein (ID:PFLUO_007459-T1.cds;~source:funannotate), with translation MADRQAFQQNIAGLLAKLDDPDADLRYMSLNDLYTILSAPGSGYFQDQRSSTRLVEGLLKALDDQHGDVQNQALKCLGPLAIRLPFESLMPLLEKLTDLTASQTIDTSVPNTALRVIVDTLPRPQAGQPAQQNTLAAYSAVSKVLIPRLVGPTPSPSSRRGSVVRGMLEKDPSKGFSSDAIDVLIKVVTCFGPLLQESELASLSEPVMAVIHNDTAGTVVTKRALTAISALVLHFSDTQLDAFVATLTETLSSPNISTVHRRHLIAAVGAIASSAPAKFGPHLNTLAPFVFAAVGEEGVSKVA, from the exons ATGGCAGACCGCCAGGCTTTCCAGCAAAACATCGCTGGCCTGCTGGCCAAGCTTGACGACCCGGATGCCGACTTGCGCTACATGTCTCTGAACGACCTCTACACAATCTTAAGCGCCCCCGGCTCAGGCTATTTCCAAGACCAGCGCTCTTCGACCCGGCTGGTGGAAGGCTTGCTCAAGGCTCTGGATGATCAGCATGGAGATGTGCAAAACCAGGCCCTCAAATG CCTTGGCCCCCTGGCTATCCGACTGCCCTTTGAGTCCCTGATGCCCCTCCTCGAGAAGTTGACCGACTTGACCGCCTCCCAAACGATTGACACCTCCGTCCCCAACACCGCTCTGCGCGTCATCGTGGACACCCTGCCTCGCCCTCAAGCCGGCCAGCCCGCGCAGCAAAATACACTTGCAGCATACTCGGCCGTCTCCAAAGTCCTGATCCCTCGACTGGTCGGCCCGACACCCTCGCCGTCCTCCCGACGAGGCTCGGTCGTGCGGGGcatgttggagaaggatcCCTCGAAGGGCTTCAGCAGCGACGCCATCGACGTGCTCATCAAGGTGGTTACGTGTTTCGGCCCGCTCTTGCAAGAGTCAGAGCTGGCGAGCCTCTCCGAGCCGGTCATGGCGGTCATTCACAACGACACGGCAGGGACCGTCGTCACCAAGCGTGCGCTAACGGCTATTTCGGCGCTGGTGCTGCACTTCTCGGATACCCAGCTCGATGCCTTTGTAGCCACCTTGACCGAAACCCTGTCCTCGCCCAACATCTCGACGGTTCACCGGCGACACTTGATTGCGGCCGTGGGCGCTATCGCCAGCAGTGCCCCGGCCAAGTTCGGTCCGCATCTCAACACACTCGCGCCTTTTGTCTTCGCTGCTGTTGGGGAGGAGGGCGTCTCGAAAGTGGCTTGA
- a CDS encoding uncharacterized protein (ID:PFLUO_007463-T1.cds;~source:funannotate), which produces MDSAISSEPPSRSLKGKVAIVTGAGCQGDGIGNGRAISILLANDGCDVVCVDLNVEWATKTTEMIASKAGRGRAVPFLADVTSLKDCEAVVKHAVEQFGRLDILVNNVGIGGAAGTVVEVDMVEWAKSMEINVASMVQMSKYAIPEMMKNEGEVKGSIVNMGSVAGLKGGTPHLLYPTAKGAVVNMTRAMAAHHASDGIRVNCVCPGMLYTPMMYGKGMSEEAREARRKRSLLGTEGNGWDCAGAVAFLAGPHARWMTGVILPVDAGTTAAVGIGMTKSASVNG; this is translated from the exons ATGGACTCTGCTATCTCATCCGAACCCCCCTCGCGATCTTTGAAAGGCAAGGTTGCCATCGTGACAGGGGCCGGCTGCCAAGGAGATGGAATTGGCAACGGGCGTGCTATTTCGATTTTGCTTGCCAACGATGGCTGTGATGTGGTCTGCGTCGATCTCAATGTAGAATGGGCGACCAAGACTACCGAGATGATCGCTTCAAAAGCCGGTCGAGGACGAGCCGTTCCTTTCCTTGCGGACGTGACATCATTGAAAGACTGCGAGGCCGTGGTAAAACATGCTGTGGAGCAATTCGGCCGTCTTGACATTCTGGTCAACAATGTCGGAATTGGAGGCGCGGCGGGAACAGTGGTGGAGGTTGATATGGTCGAATGGGCGAAGAGCATGGAGATCAACGTCGCAAGCATGGTGCAGATGAGCAAGTATGCCATTCCGGAAATGATGAAAAATGAAGGAGAGGTTAAGGGGAGTATCGTCAATATGGGCAGCGTCGCCGGTCTCAAAGGTGGGACGCCACATTTACTGTATCCGACTGCCAAGGGCGCTGTGGTGAACATGACACGAGCAATGGCAGCCCATCATGCGTCGGATGGTATTCGAGTCAATTGTGTGTGCCCCGGG ATGCTCTACACGCCTATGATGTATGGAAAGGGCATGAGCGAGGAGGCACGAGAAGCCCGGCGGAAGAGAAGCTTACTTGGAACCGAGGGAAATGGATGGGATTGTGCTGGGGCAGTTGCGTTTCTGGCTGGGCCTCACGCCCGGTGGATGACTGGAGTCATTCTCCCCGTCGATGCTGGAACAACGGCAGCCGTGGGCATCGGAATGACCAAGAGTGCTAGTGTAAATGGCTAA
- a CDS encoding uncharacterized protein (ID:PFLUO_007462-T1.cds;~source:funannotate): MLHTSYHADSDADDEYERSVITSPHLPTDSETSPTDSDITSSEHTPTKFGYSDERSPRTVITEWTVDECLEYLTSLGLLQYHGTFRENGIVGEALIALRHEELKEMGINSVGHRLTILKTVYEMKVKQGVPLEADHYIPLSTEQSMNESASQDDIARLIQSIRLRDEKLMAVEVELRRVSEDYRRLRQELLPVFKIAKDRSHPLPPPSSLGQSSETFYDSQTLNSPSQLTLPDQSKLSRGISKRTYTGGGTPKSSSPTHIPSVHERPGSSLDPSAAAMAASSHLTASLNGGLQHSPGMPSPTSPGALYAQQQTLNPRSYSQSRESNIGRTGHDHDETATLHTRSDRPTTSHPPTSRTDTPSSVSRADSRAGGEPPSVEIFKSFRVSFEDPCYKVLPAALKKYNIHSDSKNYALYIVYGDQERCLTMEEKPLILFKQLEKEGRKPMFMLRKIHPDNSGYPVGAISGSAPNSAGFDGSRAQINLPGGVL; the protein is encoded by the exons ATGCTCCACACATCCTACCACGCAGACTCCGATGCGGACGATGAATACGAACGCAGCGTGATTACCTCTCCGCACCTCCCTACAGACTCGGAGACTTCGCCAACAGACTCTGACATTACCTCTTCGGAACACACTCCGACCAAGTTTGGTTACTCCGACGAGCGCTCTCCCCGGACGGTGATTACAGAATGGACGGTCGACGAGTGCCTGGAATACTTGACCTCTCTCGGTCTGCTTCAGTATCACGGTACATTCAGAG AAAATGGAATCGTCGGCGAAGCGCTTATCGCCCTGAGACACGAAGagctgaaggagatgggCATTAACAGCGTCGGACACCGATTGACGATTCTCAAGACTGTATATGAAATGAAGGTCAAACAGGGTGTCCCGCTTGAAGCGGACCATTACATCCCACTGT CAACGGAGCAAAGTATGAATGAAAGTGCGTCGCAAGACGACATTGCCCGTTTAATCCAGTCCATTCGACTTCGGGACGAGAAGCTCATGGCCGTCGAGGTAGAGTTACGCCGGGTTTCCGAGGACTACCGGCGATTACGGCAAGAATTATTGCCAGTTTTCAAAATCGCCAAAGATCGGTCACACCCactccctcctccttcgtcTTTAGGGCAATCATCAGAAACGTTTTACGATAGCCAGACTCTCAACTCCCCCTCACAACTCACGCTTCCCGATCAGTCCAAACTCTCCAGGGGTATCTCAAAGCGCACGTACACTGGAGGTGGCACTCCCAAAAGCAGCTCACCAACACACATTCCCTCTGTCCATGAACGGCCCGGGTCAAGTTTGGACCCTTCGgcggctgccatggctgctTCTAGTCACCTGACTGCTTCCCTCAACGGAGGACTACAGCACTCACCAGGGATGCCATCTCCAACATCTCCAGGCGCGCTTTATGCCCAACAACAGACCCTCAATCCGCGATCCTATTCTCAGTCCAGGGAGAGCAACATCGGTCGCACAGGGCATGACCATGATGAGACAGCAACCTTGCATACTCGCTCAGATCGACCGACCACAAGCCATCCGCCCACATCACGGACAGACACACCCTCCTCAGTTTCACGAGCCGACTCGCGAGCTGGCGGGGAACCACCCAGTGTGGAAATCTTCAAATCGTTCCGGGTCTCCTTCGAGGATCCCTGCTACAAAGTTCTTCCGGCGGCGCTGAAAAAATACAACATCCATTCCGATTCCAAGAACTACGCGCTATACATTGTTTACGGCGACCAGGAACGATGCCTGacgatggaagaaaaaccTCTGATTCTCTTCAAACAGCTGGAAAAAGAGGGACGAAAACCGATGTTCATGCTGCGCAAAATACATCCCGACAACTCCGGCTACCCAGTCGGCGCTATATCTGGCTCCGCACCCAACAGCGCTGGGTTCGACGGCAGTCGAGCGCAAATTAATCTCCCCGGCGGGGTTCTTTGA
- a CDS encoding uncharacterized protein (ID:PFLUO_007461-T1.cds;~source:funannotate), with the protein MTWDRVIQDSDDEDEGIVEDDIPASIDLPQGAQPSQFSQQHQLDEISLPQHPTPRDTNQSTRNVVTGPDLGVNFDNFLQSQETVRQSASQQRREERWIPSTSEGGGGGSIGAMMTEIGLAQQRLLDDDTSSAGQHLPSTATPHSMRLTQAESLPTVLIDQSDQLGQEESGIFVYTRPLNDITYSDTQNLQPTSGTTYDYMSPATSDCIGSSAKEPAHQLSEDLNSAVNASAQSRPSRKSPHRSKSLQTVSYSPHDTEPMSSIVSSRISRTKSDTFGAGLVSPQHSQHDELSLPSVRVEVPVSKKTRSRSKKQTLPEDDEDDELANSRDHEFAAQVPVENNTVAVSESKSVQSLDGGSKSSETVSDKGAAQKSSKPAKEPKKKKVKRGKTTSEVVKKTYNPEVEEDVIWVESRPMHVEGVDPEPFAQNTSSSGEKSTTEAQEKPVPKKRGRKRKKTSEDTAGDSVQHTDAGNAELDIEQPSLDDATVLVETTTTSQPVSEETTLETSKQTDATPIPQHQHESPPPTEEEEAPQTPKKPQPTNTETSQDSTNETVSTKDSSKGPKQHSPITSTSQVPFRVGLSRRARIAPLLKIVRK; encoded by the exons ATGACCTGGGATCGCGTCATCCAGGACTcggacgatgaggacgagggtATCGTGGAGGACGACATCCCGGCTTCCATTGATCTGCCCCAGGGAGCGCAACCGTCCCAGTTCTCGCAACAGCACCAGCTCGACGAAATCTCCCTCCCACAGCATCCGACTCCAAGAGATACGAATCAGTCCACTCGAAATGTCGTCACTGGCCCTGATCTGGGCGTGAATTTCGATAATTTCCTGCAGTCCCAGGAAACGGTGCGGCAGTCCGCATCGCAGCAGCGTCGCGAAGAAAGATGGATTCCGTCGACCAGTGAaggtgggggtggaggatCAATTG GTGCCATGATGACGGAGATCGGGCTTGCTCAACAAAGACTACTTGACGACGACACGTCCAGCGCGGGCCAACATCTACCTTCCACCGCTACACCTCACTCTATGCGACTCACGCAAGCAGAGTCGCTACCTACCGTGCTGATTGACCAGTCCGACCAGCTGGGTCAAGAGGAAAGTGGTATTTTCGTCTATACGCGACCTCTAAACGACATCACGTACAGCGACACGCAGAATCTACAACCCACCAGCGGAACCACTTATGACTACATGTCCCCCGCGACCTCGGACTGCATTGGCTCGTCCGCAAAAGAGCCGGCTCATCAATTGAGCGAAGATCTGAACTCCGCGGTAAATGCCAGCGCGCAGTCACGTCCGTCGCGGAAGAGTCCGCATCGCTCCAAGTCTCTGCAGACCGTGTCATACTCCCCCCATGACACAGAACCAATGTCATCGATTGTGTCTTCGCGGATCAGCAGAACAAAGAGTGACACTTTCGGAGCTGGGCTGGTCTCGCCGCAGCACTCTCAGCACGACGAACTTTCGCTGCCAAGTGTACGGGTCGAGGTCCCGGTTTCGAAAAAGACGCGTAGTCGTTCAAAGAAACAGACCTTGCctgaggatgacgaggatgacgagcTGGCGAACTCGCGGGACCACGAGTTTGCGGCTCAGGTTCCTGTTGAGAACAACACAGTCGCTGTATCTGAAAGCAAGAGTGTGCAATCCTTGGACGGTGGCTCGAAATCCTCAGAGACGGTGTCGGACAAGGGCGCCGCTCAGAAATCCTCGAAGCCCGCCAAAGAgccgaagaaaaagaaggtAAAGAGAGGGAAGACAACCtcggaggtggtgaagaagacctACAATCCcgaagtcgaagaagacgTGATATGGGTCGAGTCAAGACCGATGCATGTGGAAGGTGTCGACCCGGAGCCTTTCGCCCAAAACACCTCATCCAGCGGAGAAAAGTCCACCACAGAAGCCCAGGAAAAGCCGGTTCCGAAGAAACGAGGTCGAAAGCGCAAGAAGACCTCTGAGGATACCGCAGGCGACTCCGTGCAGCACACCGACGCCGGAAATGCTGAACTAGACATCGAGCAACCATCACTCGACGATGCCACCGTCTTGGTCGAGACTACTACTACATCACAACCCGTCTCAGAAGAAACCACTCTGGAGACCTCGAAACAAACCGACGCAACCCCCATCCCTCAACATCAACACGAGTCTCCCCCACCaacggaggaggaggaagcacCTCAAACCCCCAAGAAACCACAACCCACAAACACAGAGACATCCCAAGACTCTACCAACGAGACCGTGTCAACGAAGGATTCCAGCAAGGGACCCAAGCAGCACAGTCCCATTACATCGACGAGCCAAGTCCCTTTCCGGGTGGGCCTGAGTCGCCGGGCGAGGATTGCGCCGTTGCTGAAGATTGTTCGAAAGTAG
- a CDS encoding uncharacterized protein (ID:PFLUO_007464-T1.cds;~source:funannotate): MADFSEYTGPSADWVALAPTLPTPPKDLSALEMRDFVNKNREELAAKGMESLKSQVQMQDFSVHTRDGATLEARTYRPAGVPATEPLPVYIHFHGGGFLFGTLSSEDAICSRIVVSRASKNKPVVVFNVNYRHTPEHLYPTAWNDTEDAFVWVHEHIAEIGGIADQVVVGGISAGAWMTASLALAQANGQDERLAACPKIRGQVLMIPCLAHTDYYYAPRQTLLCSPELSSLVQCAEAPILPMTRIRLFGGLLGIYELKESASDRRMNPGNATAEEVKGLPPTTFGIAGNDPLRDEGLFYGMLLSDNGVPTNVNVFRGVPHGFRRYGDKLSASKNWDDVMSEGITWSLSNPVASAFEIKPDC, encoded by the exons atggccgaTTTTTCAGAATACACAGGACCAAGTGCCGACTGGGTCGCGCTTGCGCCGACACTTCCTACACCCCCGAAGGACCTATCGGCCCTAGAGATGAGAGATTTCGTTAATAAAAAccgcgaggagctggccgCAAAGGGGATGGAAA GCCTCAAGTCTCAAGTCCAAATGCAAGACTTCTCCGTTCATACTCGTGACGGCGCAACCCTCGAAGCACGCACCTATCGTCCAGCTGGCGTGCCAGCTACTGAGCCTCTGCCAGTATACATTCATTTCCATGGTGGAGGGTTTCTATTTGGCACGTTGTCCTCCGAAGACGCAATTTGTTCGCGGATTGTCGTCTCTCGCGCAAGCAAGAACAAGCCTGTGGTCGTTTTCAATGTCAACTACCGTCACACCCCAGAGCACCTCTATCCAACCGCCTGGAACGACACTGAAGACGCCTTTGTTTGGGTGCACGAGCACATCGCCGAAATTGGTGGGATCGCCGACCAGGTTGTCGTCGGCGGTATCTCGGCTGGAGCCTGGATGACAGCCTCGCTGGCATTGGCTCAAGCAAATGGCCAGGATGAGCGCCTTGCTGCCTGTCCTAAGATCCGAGGACAGGTTCTCATGATCCCGTGTCTTGCGCATACAGATTATTACTACGCCCCGCGCCAGACATTGCTGTGCAGCCCCGAGCTGTCGAGCTTGGTTCAGTGTGCCGAGGCACCTATTCTTCCTATGACACGCATTCGACTGTTTGGCGGATTACTAGGCATTTATGAGCTCAAAGAATCTGCTAGTGATCGCAGGATGAATCCTGGGAACGCGACTGCGGAGGAGGTGAAAGGTTTACCTCCGACGACTTTTGGAATTGCTGGAAATGATCCCTTGAGAGATGAAGGGCTTTTCTATGGGATGTTACTGAGTGATAACGG GGTCCCTACAAACGTCAATGTCTTCCGTGGTGTACCCCATGGCTTCCGACGGTATGGAGACAAGCTGTCTGCCAGTAAAAACTGGGACGATGTGATGAGTGAGGGTATTACCTGGTCTCTTTCCAATCCTGTGGCTAGTGCCTTTGAAATCAAGCCGGATTGCTAG